A single genomic interval of Methyloceanibacter caenitepidi harbors:
- a CDS encoding bifunctional [glutamine synthetase] adenylyltransferase/[glutamine synthetase]-adenylyl-L-tyrosine phosphorylase, which yields MTAFAERICESPEVFDAERGADVLASVRNALNENASDEDLSAAHAVELLDTPRIAAFLKAVFSGSPFLAALSERNPGLLAACLTEDPDGHLSRAGAALKAGLADAASEADTLALLRDFKKRSALLTALADLGGVWTTAETLTGLSDAADISVQTAVSYLFRKAQEAGKLTSPEPDGYFVIAMGKLGAMELNYSSDVDFIVFYDPERARLSETEEPSAFFVKLTRDLVRLLQDQTKDGYVYRTDLRLRPDPGATQIALSIDAGLTYYESFGQNWERAALIKARVAAGDEALGRDFLEQLSPFIWRKYLDFAAVADIHAMKRRVHAFKGHGAIAVRGHDIKLGRGGIRDIEFFTQTQQLIAGGRHPELRTRGTLQTLARLAEGAWIEPEAARELSEAYLFLRRVENRIQMIGDQQTHIIPADPQELDRLARLCGFADTDAFGDALTARFECVEGHYGALFEKLPEPPSSVSGLLVGDEAEPESVSALQELGFENPGAAVEAIKAWQAGRYPATRSAKARERLTEFLPNLLEAFSRTAQPDLALSTFDKVMANMPAGLQLFSLLAANPSLLRLVADIMGTAPRLAKILGRRPRLLDAVLDPGFFGDVPTAAQLKDVVSSTLALATDYEDALDRARIVGREQSFLIGVRVISGTISAEQAGEAYAALADTLIEALSDRVGEELVAQHGRLPGGMVAVLAMGKLGGKEMTAASDLDLIIVYDYAGEDAKSDGARGLPGPQYYTRFTQRLIAALSAQTAEGALYEVDMRLRPSGSQGPVATKLSGFIDYQERSAWVWEHLALTRERVVSGPETMRETIDTTIRDVLTRPRDRAAVAGEVHEMRRKIAAEKGTTDIWDLKQVRGGIVDLEFTTQFLQLVNAAEHPGVLDKNTEGALSKLAAAGVLQPADADLLIPAARLYQSLTQVLRLCLDEGFVARDAPQALRDLLARSADMPDFSTLEATLKETLAHVHGAFNRLVS from the coding sequence GTGACGGCGTTCGCCGAGCGGATTTGCGAAAGCCCTGAAGTCTTCGATGCCGAGCGCGGTGCCGATGTTCTAGCGTCCGTGCGGAACGCCTTGAACGAGAACGCCTCGGACGAAGACCTAAGCGCTGCGCATGCGGTTGAGCTTCTGGACACGCCACGCATCGCCGCGTTTCTTAAAGCCGTATTCTCGGGCTCGCCCTTTCTTGCCGCGCTGTCGGAACGCAACCCCGGTCTCCTTGCGGCATGTCTGACGGAAGACCCTGATGGCCATCTGTCCCGGGCGGGTGCGGCGCTCAAAGCCGGTCTGGCGGACGCCGCATCCGAGGCGGATACGTTGGCCCTGCTGCGGGACTTCAAGAAGCGGAGCGCATTGCTGACGGCGCTCGCCGATCTCGGCGGCGTTTGGACCACCGCCGAAACGCTGACCGGCTTGAGTGATGCCGCCGACATCTCGGTTCAGACCGCTGTCAGCTATTTATTCAGAAAAGCCCAGGAGGCCGGAAAGCTGACGTCGCCCGAGCCGGACGGATATTTTGTCATCGCCATGGGGAAGCTCGGGGCCATGGAGCTGAACTACTCGTCCGACGTCGACTTTATCGTGTTCTACGATCCCGAGCGGGCTCGGCTGTCCGAGACGGAGGAGCCGTCGGCTTTTTTTGTGAAGCTGACGCGCGATCTGGTGCGACTTCTGCAGGACCAGACCAAGGATGGCTACGTGTACCGGACGGATCTGCGGCTCCGGCCCGATCCCGGCGCGACACAGATCGCGCTCTCAATCGACGCAGGGCTAACCTACTACGAGAGCTTCGGCCAGAACTGGGAACGGGCGGCCCTGATCAAGGCGCGCGTCGCCGCCGGCGATGAAGCGCTCGGCCGGGATTTTCTCGAGCAGCTGTCCCCCTTCATTTGGCGGAAGTACCTGGATTTCGCCGCCGTGGCCGACATCCACGCCATGAAGCGCCGCGTGCATGCCTTCAAAGGGCACGGCGCCATCGCCGTACGCGGTCACGACATCAAGCTGGGGCGGGGGGGCATCAGGGACATAGAGTTTTTCACACAGACGCAGCAGTTGATCGCTGGCGGACGCCATCCGGAATTGCGGACCCGGGGGACGCTGCAGACGCTTGCCAGGCTCGCCGAGGGCGCATGGATCGAACCTGAGGCGGCGCGGGAACTCTCCGAGGCCTATCTGTTCCTGCGCCGGGTGGAAAACCGTATTCAGATGATAGGCGATCAGCAGACGCATATCATTCCCGCCGACCCGCAGGAACTCGACCGGCTCGCACGGCTGTGCGGCTTCGCCGACACGGATGCCTTCGGCGATGCCCTGACCGCGCGGTTCGAGTGCGTGGAGGGTCACTACGGCGCGTTGTTCGAAAAGCTTCCCGAGCCGCCATCGTCGGTGTCCGGACTTCTCGTTGGAGACGAGGCCGAGCCGGAATCCGTCTCCGCGCTTCAGGAACTTGGCTTCGAGAATCCCGGCGCTGCCGTCGAAGCGATCAAGGCTTGGCAGGCCGGCCGCTATCCGGCCACGCGCAGCGCCAAGGCGCGCGAGCGGTTGACCGAATTCCTTCCCAACCTTTTGGAAGCCTTCAGCCGTACGGCTCAGCCCGATCTCGCCTTGTCGACCTTCGACAAGGTGATGGCCAATATGCCGGCGGGCTTGCAGCTGTTCTCGCTTCTCGCCGCCAATCCCAGCCTGTTGCGTCTCGTCGCCGATATCATGGGAACGGCGCCGCGGCTTGCGAAGATTCTGGGACGGCGCCCCCGGCTCCTGGATGCCGTGCTGGATCCCGGCTTCTTCGGTGACGTGCCCACCGCAGCGCAGCTGAAGGATGTGGTGAGCAGCACATTGGCGCTCGCGACCGACTATGAGGACGCGCTAGACCGCGCGCGGATCGTGGGCCGGGAACAGAGCTTTCTCATCGGCGTACGCGTGATTTCCGGCACGATTTCCGCGGAGCAGGCAGGCGAGGCCTATGCCGCTCTTGCCGATACACTGATCGAAGCGCTGTCGGATCGAGTCGGTGAGGAACTCGTGGCGCAGCACGGCCGTCTGCCTGGTGGCATGGTTGCCGTACTGGCAATGGGGAAGCTGGGGGGCAAGGAGATGACCGCCGCGTCGGACCTCGATCTCATCATCGTCTACGATTATGCGGGCGAGGATGCGAAGTCCGACGGCGCGCGTGGCCTTCCCGGTCCACAGTACTATACGCGGTTCACGCAACGGCTGATCGCCGCGCTCTCGGCGCAGACGGCGGAGGGAGCCCTCTACGAAGTCGATATGCGCTTGCGGCCCTCCGGCAGTCAGGGGCCGGTCGCCACCAAGCTATCCGGCTTCATCGACTATCAAGAGCGGTCCGCTTGGGTTTGGGAGCATTTGGCTCTCACCCGCGAACGCGTCGTGTCGGGCCCCGAGACAATGCGCGAGACGATCGACACAACGATCCGCGATGTGCTGACGAGACCGCGCGACCGCGCCGCCGTTGCCGGCGAAGTGCACGAGATGCGCCGGAAAATCGCTGCCGAAAAGGGGACGACGGATATCTGGGATCTGAAGCAGGTCCGGGGCGGGATCGTCGATCTGGAATTCACCACGCAGTTTCTGCAGCTCGTGAACGCGGCCGAACATCCCGGCGTGTTGGACAAGAACACGGAAGGGGCTTTGTCCAAGCTCGCGGCCGCTGGGGTTCTTCAGCCTGCGGACGCGGACCTGCTCATTCCGGCGGCGCGTCTGTATCAATCGCTCACGCAGGTTCTGCGGCTGTGTCTTGATGAGGGCTTTGTTGCCCGCGACGCGCCACAGGCTTTGCGGGATTTGTTGGCGCGGTCCGCCGATATGCCGGATTTCTCGACGTTGGAAGCGACGTTGAAAGAAACGCTGGCGCACGTGCACGGCGCTTTCAATCGGCTCGTGTCGTGA
- a CDS encoding sensor histidine kinase: protein MTALTKLFRTTTFRLSLTYFALFSAAAIIAIVYLYWNTTVLLSRQLNQTIDAELKGLAEQYRAGGRDQLVRIVAQRSRTPGNSLYLVADRNEKQLAGNLSAVSPQLWDSVGPVEFFYSRPAPGGMEQRLAFANVFRLPGGDRLIVGRDIEDRRELSRLIRSTMLWGLGVMALVGLGGGYWVSRRLLARVDNLSATTRTIMAGDLSRRLPVSGSGDELDRLAQSLNLMLGRIEQLMAGMREVSDNIAHDLKTPLNRLRNRVEEALREPPDETAYRAALERTIEEADGLMKTFNALLSIARLEAGAGGDDRDSLDLSAVVSDAAELYEPVAEERGIALKVDLARHVPVRGNRQLLGQAIANLIDNALKYGGVPAAQANGHASEVVVRTSSHDGFAEIAVCDRGPGVPESERERVLSRFVRLEASRSEPGSGLGLSLVAAVARLHGGTLRLEDNEPGLRVILSLPLESGAQGAKTADRPSPGGELRPT, encoded by the coding sequence GTGACAGCGCTCACTAAACTCTTCCGCACGACGACATTCCGGCTGTCGCTGACCTACTTCGCGCTGTTCAGCGCGGCCGCCATCATCGCCATCGTCTATCTGTATTGGAACACGACGGTCCTGCTGTCGCGTCAGCTTAACCAGACGATCGACGCGGAACTCAAGGGCCTTGCCGAGCAGTATCGGGCAGGCGGGCGCGATCAGCTCGTCAGGATCGTCGCACAGCGCAGCCGGACACCGGGCAATAGCCTCTATCTCGTCGCCGACCGTAACGAGAAGCAGCTCGCGGGAAACTTAAGCGCCGTCTCGCCACAGCTTTGGGACAGCGTCGGGCCTGTCGAGTTCTTCTACAGCAGGCCCGCGCCAGGCGGCATGGAACAGCGGCTCGCCTTTGCGAATGTCTTTCGGCTCCCCGGGGGTGATCGCCTGATCGTGGGCCGTGACATCGAAGACCGCCGGGAACTGTCACGGCTGATCCGCTCCACGATGTTGTGGGGGCTCGGCGTCATGGCGCTGGTGGGCCTCGGCGGCGGCTATTGGGTGAGCCGTCGATTGCTTGCGCGTGTCGACAATCTCTCCGCTACCACGCGCACGATCATGGCGGGCGATCTGTCCAGGCGGCTGCCCGTGAGCGGATCGGGCGACGAGCTGGACCGCTTGGCGCAAAGTCTCAACTTGATGCTCGGACGTATCGAGCAGCTCATGGCCGGGATGCGCGAAGTTTCCGACAACATCGCGCACGATTTGAAGACGCCGCTCAACCGATTGCGCAATCGCGTGGAAGAGGCGCTGCGCGAGCCGCCCGACGAAACCGCTTATCGCGCCGCGTTGGAACGCACGATCGAAGAAGCTGACGGCCTGATGAAGACGTTCAATGCGCTGCTCTCCATTGCGCGGCTCGAAGCCGGCGCCGGGGGCGACGATCGCGACAGCCTCGATCTATCCGCGGTGGTAAGCGACGCGGCCGAGCTCTACGAGCCCGTCGCGGAGGAGCGGGGTATCGCCCTCAAGGTGGATCTGGCGCGCCACGTCCCCGTGCGCGGAAACCGGCAGCTTCTGGGACAAGCCATCGCCAATCTCATCGACAACGCGTTGAAATACGGCGGGGTGCCCGCCGCCCAAGCCAACGGCCATGCTTCGGAAGTCGTCGTCCGCACGTCGAGCCATGATGGCTTTGCGGAGATCGCCGTGTGCGACCGCGGGCCGGGCGTTCCGGAATCCGAAAGGGAGCGCGTGTTGAGCCGCTTCGTGCGCCTCGAGGCCAGCCGTTCGGAGCCCGGCAGCGGTCTCGGATTGAGCCTTGTCGCGGCGGTGGCGAGGCTGCATGGTGGGACCTTGAGGCTCGAGGACAACGAACCCGGCCTCCGCGTCATTCTCAGCCTTCCGCTGGAAAGCGGCGCGCAGGGAGCGAAGACGGCCGATAGACCGTCGCCAGGAGGAGAGCTGAGGCCGACGTGA
- a CDS encoding response regulator transcription factor — protein sequence MRVLVIEDDQETAAFLKRALKESGHMAEHAADGEAGLEFARANAYDVLIVDRMLPKLDGLDVIKALRTDEIHTPALILSALGEVDDRVKGLRAGGDDYLTKPYAFSELLARIEVLARRTSPEEGSTRLSVGDLVLDRLSHKVTRAGEAILLQPREFRLLEYLMKHAGQVVTRTMLLENVWDYHFDPQTNVIDVHISRLRSKIDKNFEQPLLHTVRGAGYTIRDSAH from the coding sequence ATGCGGGTCCTGGTAATTGAGGACGACCAAGAAACGGCAGCGTTTCTCAAGCGCGCTCTCAAAGAGTCGGGACATATGGCCGAGCACGCCGCCGATGGCGAGGCCGGCCTCGAGTTCGCCAGAGCCAATGCCTACGACGTGCTCATCGTCGACCGCATGTTGCCGAAACTGGATGGCCTCGATGTCATCAAGGCGCTGCGTACGGACGAGATCCATACACCGGCTCTGATCCTGTCGGCGCTGGGAGAGGTCGACGACCGGGTCAAGGGATTGCGGGCCGGCGGCGACGACTATCTCACCAAACCCTATGCGTTCAGCGAGTTGCTGGCGCGTATCGAAGTGCTAGCTCGGCGCACGTCGCCGGAAGAAGGGTCGACGCGGCTTTCGGTCGGCGATCTGGTGCTCGACCGTTTGTCTCACAAGGTGACCCGCGCGGGCGAGGCAATCCTGCTTCAGCCGCGGGAGTTTCGCCTGTTGGAATATTTGATGAAGCACGCAGGGCAGGTCGTCACGCGCACCATGCTGCTTGAGAACGTGTGGGACTATCATTTCGACCCACAGACCAATGTCATTGACGTCCACATTTCGAGGCTCCGGTCGAAGATCGATAAGAACTTCGAACAGCCGCTTCTCCATACGGTTCGCGGCGCCGGTTACACGATCCGTGACAGCGCTCACTAA
- a CDS encoding Do family serine endopeptidase, whose product MTPDTNPAANESKRPRKLARRPVLLAATALVAAGAIGLSFNPSVPLAVAETAQTQQTVETPYGRAPLSFADLVQKVKPAVVSINVKGELNTAENDESPIPGLPDVPEDNPLHDFFNQFRKGMPKPPSKHNPSLAQGSGFFISDDGYIVTNNHVVEDADDITVTMEDGAKFDAKLIGTDPRTDLALVKVTEDTDKKFPYVNLSEKDPRVGDWVLAVGNPFGLGGTVTAGIISAHNRDIGSGPYDYLQIDAAVNRGNSGGPSFDLDGNVIGVNTAIFSPSGGNVGIAFAVPAALVKQVVQDLKDDGSVDRGWLGVVIQNVNDDIADSVGLSEPKGAMITKVTEDGPASKEDIKAGDVIVEVNGDEVEDSRDLARKIAELEPDTSVKLAIVRYGDKREVDMTLGSFPSAKKLASLQKEEPADQSEQMEKLGLSLAPAAKIPGAGEEGVVIVDVDSDSDAADKGLKPGDIILQVAGVDVSTPSDVAKGLAKATESAKGDKDKVKVLMQVKTGDQSRFVALTQKKG is encoded by the coding sequence ATGACACCTGATACGAACCCAGCAGCGAACGAGAGCAAGCGGCCGCGGAAACTCGCTCGGAGGCCTGTGCTCCTCGCCGCAACCGCGCTGGTCGCCGCAGGGGCGATCGGCCTTTCGTTCAACCCGAGTGTGCCGCTGGCGGTCGCAGAAACCGCTCAGACGCAGCAGACGGTCGAGACGCCCTATGGCCGCGCGCCGCTCTCCTTTGCCGATCTCGTGCAGAAGGTAAAGCCCGCCGTTGTCAGCATCAACGTGAAGGGCGAGCTCAACACCGCGGAGAACGACGAGTCTCCCATCCCCGGCCTTCCGGACGTGCCGGAAGACAATCCGTTGCACGACTTCTTCAATCAGTTCCGCAAGGGCATGCCGAAGCCGCCGTCGAAGCATAACCCGAGCCTTGCTCAAGGGTCCGGCTTCTTCATCTCCGACGATGGCTATATCGTCACCAACAATCACGTTGTCGAAGACGCGGACGACATCACCGTCACCATGGAAGACGGCGCGAAGTTCGATGCGAAGCTGATCGGCACCGATCCACGCACGGACCTGGCCCTCGTCAAGGTGACGGAGGATACGGACAAGAAGTTCCCGTACGTCAATCTGTCGGAAAAGGATCCGCGCGTTGGCGATTGGGTGCTCGCGGTCGGTAATCCGTTTGGCCTCGGCGGCACCGTGACGGCCGGCATTATCTCGGCGCACAACCGCGACATCGGTTCGGGGCCGTATGACTACCTCCAGATCGATGCCGCCGTGAACCGCGGCAATTCCGGAGGCCCGAGCTTCGACCTCGACGGCAATGTGATCGGCGTGAACACGGCGATCTTCTCGCCGTCCGGCGGCAATGTCGGTATTGCGTTTGCCGTTCCGGCCGCCCTCGTGAAGCAGGTGGTCCAGGATCTGAAGGACGATGGCAGCGTCGATCGCGGCTGGCTCGGTGTCGTTATCCAGAACGTGAACGACGATATCGCCGACTCGGTCGGGTTGTCTGAGCCCAAGGGCGCGATGATTACCAAGGTGACCGAGGACGGTCCTGCCTCCAAGGAGGACATCAAGGCCGGCGACGTCATTGTCGAAGTGAATGGCGACGAGGTCGAGGACTCGCGCGACCTTGCCCGCAAGATCGCCGAACTCGAGCCCGACACCAGCGTGAAGCTCGCGATCGTCCGTTACGGCGACAAGCGTGAAGTCGACATGACCCTGGGCTCGTTCCCGAGCGCCAAGAAGCTGGCGTCGCTCCAGAAGGAAGAGCCTGCAGATCAGAGCGAGCAGATGGAGAAGCTCGGCCTGTCGCTGGCACCGGCCGCGAAAATTCCGGGCGCCGGTGAGGAGGGTGTCGTCATCGTTGACGTCGACTCCGACAGCGACGCCGCGGACAAGGGCTTGAAGCCGGGCGATATCATTCTTCAGGTGGCGGGCGTTGACGTCTCGACGCCGAGCGATGTCGCGAAGGGTCTCGCCAAGGCGACCGAGTCCGCTAAGGGAGACAAGGACAAGGTCAAGGTCCTGATGCAGGTCAAGACCGGCGATCAGTCCCGCTTTGTCGCGCTTACCCAGAAGAAGGGATAA
- a CDS encoding cytochrome c-type biogenesis protein, whose protein sequence is MRFPTTLLAAFFAVFALGMPSVHAVQPDEVLDDPALEARARALSAGLRCLVCQNQSIDDSDAPLAKDLRVLVRERLKAGDSDEEIMSFVVSRYGEFVLLKPRFTPHTWLLWLATPLVLLLAILGILYGYIRRATTSVAPPALTKSEQQQLDRLLDADAPKAADKP, encoded by the coding sequence ATGCGCTTCCCGACCACTTTGCTCGCCGCGTTTTTCGCCGTTTTTGCGCTGGGTATGCCGAGCGTCCATGCGGTGCAGCCGGACGAAGTGCTGGACGATCCGGCGCTGGAAGCGCGGGCGCGGGCGCTGTCCGCGGGCTTGCGCTGCCTAGTCTGTCAGAATCAGTCCATCGACGATTCCGATGCGCCCCTGGCCAAGGATCTGCGCGTGCTTGTGCGTGAACGGCTCAAGGCGGGAGACAGCGACGAGGAGATCATGTCTTTCGTGGTTTCGCGCTATGGCGAGTTCGTGCTGCTGAAACCCCGGTTCACGCCGCACACCTGGCTGTTGTGGCTGGCAACGCCGTTGGTGTTGCTCCTCGCGATCCTCGGTATCCTCTACGGTTACATCCGCCGGGCGACCACGTCGGTCGCGCCGCCGGCCCTCACCAAGAGCGAGCAGCAGCAACTGGACCGGCTCCTGGATGCGGACGCACCGAAAGCCGCCGACAAGCCGTAA
- a CDS encoding heme lyase CcmF/NrfE family subunit, producing the protein MIAETGHYALILALGVAIVQMVLPIVGTRFNDPRLAAVSVPAAQIQFLLVCIAFAALTAAYVTSDFSVLNVWQNSHSAKPMLYKISGVWGNHEGSMVLWVLILALFGAAVATFGSNLPRRLQANVLAVQGSIAVAFLLFIVTTSNPFLRVDSPPFDGQGLNPVLQDPALAFHPPFLYAGYVGFSMAFSFAVAALIDGRIDAAWARWVRPWTLAAWMCLTLGIAMGSWWAYYELGWGGFWFWDPVENASFMPWLAGTALLHSALVMEKRDALKVWTVLLAIITFSLSLMGTFLVRSGVLTSVHAFAVDPARGVFILGIMAIFIGGSFALFAWRAPLLSQGGLFAPISREGALVLNNLLLTVACAAVFVGTLYPLALESVTGEKISVGAPFFNLTFVPLIVPLLIAVPFGPLLAWKRGDLLAAAQRLMVAAIVSLAAIIIVLAMNQSGPWLAPLGIGLGLWLIVGAATEIATRSKLFEAGSSESWRRMRNLPRAAYGTALAHAGVGVMVLGLVATTAWRSERIEALAPGDTIEIAGYSLTFEGVKERQGPNYSELVGVFQVTRDGEPVTTLIPSKRAYAVEKSATTEAGIHNSWRGDLYLVLGDQLKDGGFSVRVYFNPMVRLIWLGALLMFFGGGVSLSDRRLRVGAPKRAKPKTEPAVAAGK; encoded by the coding sequence ATGATCGCGGAGACCGGACATTACGCCCTTATCCTCGCGCTCGGCGTCGCCATCGTTCAGATGGTGTTGCCGATCGTCGGCACGCGCTTCAACGATCCCCGCCTCGCGGCCGTGTCCGTGCCTGCGGCCCAGATCCAGTTCCTTCTCGTTTGCATCGCCTTCGCGGCGTTGACGGCCGCATATGTCACGTCCGACTTCTCGGTCCTCAACGTGTGGCAGAACTCGCATTCGGCCAAGCCGATGCTCTACAAGATCTCGGGCGTATGGGGGAACCACGAAGGGTCGATGGTTCTGTGGGTCCTGATCCTGGCCCTGTTCGGCGCCGCGGTCGCCACCTTCGGTTCGAACCTGCCCCGCCGGTTGCAGGCAAACGTGCTCGCGGTCCAGGGCTCGATCGCCGTCGCCTTCCTGCTTTTCATCGTCACGACGTCGAACCCGTTCTTGCGGGTTGATTCCCCGCCGTTCGACGGGCAGGGGCTCAACCCCGTCCTGCAGGATCCCGCGCTGGCCTTCCATCCGCCGTTCCTCTACGCGGGCTATGTTGGCTTCTCGATGGCATTCTCCTTTGCCGTCGCCGCGCTCATCGACGGGCGCATCGATGCGGCCTGGGCGCGCTGGGTACGTCCGTGGACGCTGGCGGCTTGGATGTGCCTGACGCTCGGGATCGCGATGGGCTCGTGGTGGGCCTATTACGAACTGGGCTGGGGCGGGTTCTGGTTTTGGGACCCGGTCGAGAACGCATCCTTCATGCCGTGGCTAGCCGGCACCGCGCTGCTGCACTCCGCGCTGGTGATGGAAAAGCGGGACGCGCTGAAAGTCTGGACGGTCCTGCTGGCCATCATCACCTTCTCTTTGAGCCTCATGGGGACGTTCCTGGTGCGCTCGGGCGTGCTGACGTCTGTTCATGCCTTCGCGGTGGACCCCGCGCGGGGCGTCTTCATCCTTGGCATCATGGCGATCTTCATCGGCGGCTCTTTCGCGCTGTTCGCCTGGCGCGCGCCGCTTCTGTCGCAAGGCGGATTGTTCGCGCCGATCAGCCGCGAGGGGGCCCTGGTCCTCAACAATCTTCTACTGACCGTGGCTTGCGCGGCGGTGTTTGTCGGCACCCTCTATCCGCTCGCGCTTGAGTCGGTCACAGGCGAGAAGATTTCGGTGGGCGCGCCGTTCTTCAACCTGACCTTCGTGCCGCTGATCGTGCCGCTGCTCATCGCCGTACCCTTCGGGCCGCTGCTTGCCTGGAAACGCGGGGACCTGCTGGCCGCCGCGCAACGGCTCATGGTCGCGGCGATCGTCAGCCTGGCAGCGATCATCATCGTGCTTGCCATGAACCAAAGCGGGCCGTGGCTCGCGCCGCTCGGGATCGGCCTCGGCCTCTGGCTGATCGTTGGCGCCGCGACCGAGATCGCCACACGTTCAAAGCTGTTCGAGGCGGGCTCGTCTGAAAGCTGGCGGCGCATGCGCAATCTGCCGCGCGCCGCCTACGGTACGGCACTCGCCCATGCCGGCGTTGGCGTGATGGTGCTTGGGCTTGTCGCGACGACGGCGTGGCGCAGCGAACGGATCGAGGCGCTGGCGCCCGGCGACACGATCGAGATCGCGGGCTATTCGCTCACTTTCGAGGGCGTGAAGGAACGGCAGGGGCCGAACTATTCGGAGCTCGTCGGCGTGTTTCAGGTGACGCGGGACGGCGAGCCCGTTACTACGCTGATCCCTTCCAAGCGGGCCTATGCGGTCGAGAAGAGCGCGACGACGGAGGCCGGAATCCACAATAGCTGGCGCGGGGACCTCTACCTGGTGCTTGGCGATCAGCTGAAGGATGGCGGCTTCAGTGTGCGCGTCTATTTCAACCCGATGGTCCGGCTGATCTGGCTCGGCGCCTTGCTGATGTTCTTCGGCGGCGGCGTTTCGCTGTCGGACCGGCGATTGAGGGTCGGGGCGCCCAAGCGCGCCAAACCCAAGACGGAACCGGCCGTGGCGGCGGGCAAGTGA
- the ccmE gene encoding cytochrome c maturation protein CcmE, translating into MTRKQRRGVLIGTCLVVLGVAVGLVLYAMRDSIVFFYSPSDIAKMEIAPGQRIRLGGLVETGSVKRDQGTTVHFSVTDGAKVMPVTYTGVLPDLFREGQGVVTEGAVQPDGTFKADNVLAKHDENYMPPEVAAKLKEQGVWREGDAGTAGGKVTTQ; encoded by the coding sequence ATGACGCGGAAACAGCGCAGAGGTGTTTTGATCGGAACGTGCCTTGTGGTCCTCGGCGTCGCCGTGGGGCTCGTGCTGTACGCCATGCGGGACTCGATCGTGTTCTTCTACAGCCCGAGCGACATCGCAAAGATGGAGATCGCACCGGGCCAGCGTATCCGGCTCGGCGGTCTCGTGGAAACGGGGAGCGTGAAACGGGACCAGGGCACGACGGTCCATTTCTCCGTGACGGACGGCGCCAAGGTCATGCCCGTGACCTATACGGGCGTGCTGCCGGACCTGTTTCGCGAAGGCCAGGGTGTCGTGACCGAAGGCGCGGTTCAGCCGGATGGAACCTTCAAGGCCGACAACGTGCTCGCCAAGCATGACGAAAACTACATGCCGCCCGAGGTCGCCGCGAAGCTGAAAGAACAAGGTGTCTGGCGGGAGGGCGATGCCGGCACCGCCGGCGGAAAGGTCACGACACAATGA
- the ccmI gene encoding c-type cytochrome biogenesis protein CcmI, with product MLLWVILATLTAVVLSFLLYPLVGGGEAVDERDAFDAAVYRDQLDEIEADRARGLIGEAEAEAARLEVARRLIAADEKAADASGSQSRNALPRAALIVVAACLPLAVLGAYLFYGSPRLPDQPLAARLTDPAKEKDVGVLVARVEARLRAHPEEGAGWDAIAPIYLGGQRYADAAEAYRQAIRLLGPSAKRLSGLGQALVLEQRGLVTEPARMALEGALKRDGTLVEPRILLAIAKEQDGNFEGALADWQGLLEARKDDTRWTSMIEDRIASAQAKLSGEAPVAEAAPVPQAGPSAADIAAAQSMSPEERQAMVDQMVTRLAARLEENGDDLPGWLRLVRAYTVLGRSDDAKEALARAKKQFAGNEQAIEKLDALASDLGLTS from the coding sequence GTGCTGCTCTGGGTCATCCTGGCGACTCTCACCGCCGTCGTCTTGTCCTTCCTGCTGTATCCGCTCGTTGGCGGCGGCGAGGCCGTGGACGAGCGCGACGCGTTCGACGCCGCGGTCTACCGGGATCAGCTCGACGAGATCGAGGCGGATCGCGCGCGCGGGTTGATCGGCGAGGCGGAGGCGGAGGCCGCCCGGCTCGAAGTTGCTCGGCGCTTGATTGCCGCCGACGAGAAAGCTGCGGACGCGTCCGGGTCGCAGTCGCGCAATGCGTTGCCGCGCGCCGCGCTTATCGTGGTCGCTGCCTGCCTCCCTCTGGCCGTGCTGGGCGCCTATCTCTTCTATGGATCACCGCGCCTGCCCGACCAGCCTTTGGCCGCGCGGCTCACCGATCCCGCCAAGGAAAAGGATGTCGGCGTTCTCGTCGCCCGCGTCGAAGCGCGGCTGCGCGCTCATCCCGAGGAGGGCGCAGGGTGGGACGCGATCGCGCCGATCTATCTGGGCGGCCAGCGCTACGCGGATGCGGCGGAGGCCTATCGTCAGGCCATTCGGCTCCTGGGGCCGTCCGCGAAACGTCTTTCGGGTCTTGGGCAGGCGCTTGTCCTCGAGCAGCGGGGGCTCGTCACCGAGCCGGCGCGCATGGCCCTCGAGGGCGCGCTGAAGCGAGATGGAACGCTGGTGGAGCCGCGCATTCTCCTGGCGATCGCGAAGGAGCAGGACGGCAATTTCGAAGGCGCGCTTGCCGACTGGCAGGGGCTTCTCGAGGCCAGAAAAGACGACACGCGCTGGACCTCCATGATCGAGGACCGGATCGCGAGCGCCCAAGCCAAACTGTCCGGTGAGGCGCCTGTCGCCGAGGCCGCGCCTGTGCCGCAGGCGGGACCGTCGGCGGCCGATATCGCCGCCGCGCAGAGCATGAGCCCCGAAGAGCGCCAAGCCATGGTCGATCAAATGGTCACGCGGCTGGCGGCGCGTCTCGAGGAGAACGGAGACGATTTGCCCGGCTGGCTCCGTCTGGTTCGGGCGTATACGGTCCTCGGGCGAAGCGATGACGCGAAGGAAGCCTTGGCCCGGGCCAAGAAACAATTCGCGGGTAATGAGCAAGCGATCGAGAAACTCGACGCGCTCGCATCGGATCTAGGATTGACGTCATGA